From one Paenibacillus terrae HPL-003 genomic stretch:
- a CDS encoding ribonuclease J has protein sequence MLADHKLLIAALGGVKEIGKNMYFIQYNQDIVVIDCGSKFPDENLPGIDLIVPDFTYLLENQDKVKALIVTHGHEDHIGGIPYLLKQINIPVYGTKLTIELIKIKVKEHGILHNAEFHIIDANSTVHAGTIQASFFTTVHSIPDCLGIFFQTPEGNVVHTGDFKFDMSPVSGPYPDLHRMAEIGKRGVKVLLSESTNAERPGFTPSERLVGGHILDAFARAKQQVFISTFASNVNRVQQVIDAAVETGRKLVLLGRSMINVVSVAKELGFLSMPEDLLIEAEETEKFPAEKIAVLCTGSQGEPMAALSRLANSMHRKIEILPGDTVIIAAGAIPGNERNLAQVIDNLYVLGAQVIYGSGSSTGMHVSGHGSQEELKLMLTLMKPQYLIPVHGEFRMLYQHRLLAESVGIPNENVFIVHNGDTIQIEEGRASLGPKVPSGNSLVDGLMTGDVGNIVLRDRKKLSSDGMLIIVTTLSKDEKHMLAMPEVISRGFVFVKDSEVLMNQIRETIMSTVNQLTETEMSQWSLIKQMLKDNVGRFIYSQTKRRPMILPIIIEI, from the coding sequence ATCCTTGCTGATCATAAATTACTCATTGCTGCTCTAGGCGGTGTTAAGGAAATCGGGAAAAACATGTATTTTATCCAATACAATCAGGATATCGTTGTTATAGACTGTGGGTCCAAGTTTCCCGACGAAAATTTGCCTGGCATTGACCTGATCGTGCCAGACTTCACCTATTTACTGGAAAATCAAGATAAAGTCAAAGCGCTAATCGTGACTCATGGGCATGAGGACCACATTGGAGGAATTCCTTATTTGCTGAAGCAGATCAATATTCCCGTATATGGGACCAAGCTCACCATAGAATTGATAAAAATTAAGGTAAAAGAACATGGCATTCTACATAATGCTGAATTTCACATTATAGATGCCAATTCAACCGTCCATGCTGGTACGATCCAGGCATCTTTTTTCACCACCGTTCACAGCATTCCTGATTGCTTGGGTATCTTTTTTCAGACACCGGAAGGAAATGTGGTTCATACCGGGGATTTCAAATTTGATATGTCGCCCGTAAGTGGTCCTTATCCGGATCTTCATCGAATGGCTGAAATTGGGAAACGGGGAGTTAAAGTGCTTCTTTCCGAAAGTACCAATGCTGAAAGACCGGGATTTACTCCTTCAGAACGTTTGGTTGGCGGGCATATTCTGGATGCGTTCGCTAGGGCAAAACAACAAGTATTTATCTCCACGTTCGCTTCCAATGTTAACCGTGTTCAGCAAGTCATTGACGCCGCTGTAGAAACAGGTCGTAAGCTGGTATTGCTCGGCCGGAGCATGATAAATGTTGTATCCGTGGCTAAGGAGCTAGGTTTTTTGAGCATGCCCGAAGATCTGTTGATTGAGGCGGAGGAAACAGAGAAATTTCCTGCAGAAAAAATCGCAGTTTTATGTACCGGGAGTCAGGGCGAGCCGATGGCTGCACTGTCCCGGCTAGCCAATTCGATGCATCGAAAAATTGAAATTTTGCCCGGGGATACCGTAATTATTGCCGCAGGAGCCATACCGGGAAATGAGCGGAATCTTGCCCAAGTGATTGACAACCTATACGTGCTGGGTGCCCAAGTCATTTATGGATCAGGTAGCTCAACAGGGATGCATGTATCCGGTCATGGCAGCCAGGAAGAGCTGAAATTAATGTTGACCCTGATGAAACCTCAGTATTTGATTCCCGTGCATGGTGAATTCCGGATGCTGTATCAGCATCGTCTGTTAGCGGAATCTGTAGGGATTCCGAATGAAAATGTGTTTATCGTTCATAACGGTGATACCATTCAGATCGAAGAAGGAAGGGCATCCCTGGGACCCAAAGTACCATCTGGCAACAGTCTAGTGGACGGGCTGATGACAGGTGATGTGGGTAATATTGTGCTACGAGACCGGAAAAAACTTTCCTCAGACGGCATGCTGATTATTGTTACGACTTTGAGTAAAGACGAGAAGCATATGCTCGCAATGCCAGAGGTAATTTCAAGGGGTTTTGTGTTTGTTAAGGATTCCGAAGTCCTCATGAATCAAATCCGCGAGACGATCATGTCCACAGTGAACCAGTTAACGGAAACCGAGATGAGCCAGTGGAGTCTAATTAAACAGATGTTAAAGGATAATGTTGGCCGATTTATTTACAGTCAGACCAAGAGAAGACCCATGATTTTACCTATCATTATTGAGATTTAA
- a CDS encoding NAD(P)/FAD-dependent oxidoreductase, with product MTYDVIVIGGGSAGLMAAAAASGEGAKVLLLEKGNKLGRKLGISGGGRCNVTNAKELDELIRHIPGNGRFLHSALAAFGNRDIIAFFEQLGIALKEEDNGRMFPVTDKAKTVVDALVNKVRSQGVDIRTGCPVQEVIYKEGHTAGVRLRSGETLRSRNVIVAVGGKSVPHTGSEGDGYAWAEQAGHTITELYPTEVPLTSGETFIQTKELQGLSLRDISLTVWNAKQKKVVTHKGDMIFTHFGLSGPSALRCSQFVVKGMKKDKTSTVLLTLDLQPHKHTDEVYRETLELAAADAKKAIKNVLKPYLPERLIPLLLQQTELREELTYDHIPKQQWQELAHRIKAFPIRVNGTLSLKEAFVTGGGVNLKEINPKTMESKLMPGLFFCGEILDIHGYTGGYNITAAFTTGHTAGTQAAVSDQDATRRL from the coding sequence ATGACATACGACGTTATTGTGATCGGAGGCGGCTCAGCTGGATTAATGGCCGCTGCGGCAGCCAGCGGTGAGGGCGCCAAGGTGCTTTTACTCGAAAAAGGAAATAAACTCGGACGAAAGCTGGGTATTTCCGGTGGAGGGCGCTGCAACGTCACGAATGCAAAAGAGCTGGACGAGCTGATCCGGCACATCCCCGGCAATGGCCGTTTTCTGCACAGTGCGCTGGCGGCTTTTGGCAACCGGGATATCATCGCCTTTTTTGAACAACTGGGCATAGCCTTAAAGGAAGAAGACAACGGGCGTATGTTTCCGGTGACGGATAAGGCCAAAACGGTTGTCGATGCTTTGGTCAACAAGGTTCGCTCTCAAGGAGTGGACATTCGGACAGGATGTCCCGTACAGGAGGTTATTTACAAAGAAGGGCATACTGCCGGGGTAAGATTGCGTTCCGGGGAAACCCTTCGCAGCCGCAACGTTATTGTAGCGGTGGGCGGCAAGTCCGTCCCGCATACAGGCTCGGAAGGTGACGGCTACGCATGGGCCGAGCAAGCAGGACATACGATCACCGAGCTGTATCCAACGGAGGTTCCGTTGACGTCAGGTGAGACGTTTATCCAGACGAAGGAGCTACAAGGTCTATCCTTGCGCGACATCAGCCTGACCGTGTGGAATGCGAAGCAAAAGAAGGTCGTCACCCACAAGGGGGACATGATTTTTACACACTTTGGCCTGTCGGGTCCCTCCGCCTTGCGATGCAGTCAGTTTGTCGTAAAAGGGATGAAAAAGGACAAGACCAGCACGGTACTGCTGACTCTGGATTTGCAGCCTCATAAGCATACTGATGAAGTCTACCGCGAAACATTGGAGCTGGCGGCAGCCGATGCCAAAAAAGCGATTAAAAATGTGCTCAAGCCTTATTTGCCGGAACGCCTGATTCCGCTGCTGCTCCAGCAAACCGAGCTGCGTGAGGAATTGACGTATGATCATATTCCGAAGCAGCAATGGCAGGAGCTAGCCCATCGAATCAAGGCATTTCCGATCCGGGTGAACGGTACGCTCTCTCTGAAAGAGGCGTTCGTTACCGGGGGCGGTGTGAATTTGAAGGAAATCAATCCGAAAACGATGGAGTCCAAGCTAATGCCGGGATTGTTCTTCTGCGGCGAGATTTTGGATATTCACGGATACACGGGCGGCTATAATATTACGGCGGCATTTACGACGGGGCATACGGCGGGAACACAGGCGGCTGTAAGCGATCAAGACGCTACGCGTAGGCTTTGA
- a CDS encoding two-component system sensor histidine kinase NtrB, protein MLIALKESVLQVLLAVMSAGFFSILTDYGDKKKVWGGNLLSGSNQGILYWCCLPAILLCSLFQYQSPYGLPSNLGVIPLAVGIMYGRRRTAFILAASALVSVLIIAQFTAMSPMYVGTGFILFPFMLLHVKFFQRGTMLDKKLLISAYVAADMLLKALFPLLWGKQDIWVYVPDLLTTLWNIAAGVLASFLVVSLMQNAFEKLTLRRDVTEFTSKYLIEADKLRQVMDLMPLALVTLDSEERVIHMNKTMLELYRDVDPFITLPEVVGRTLTSLLGFNTVPVVNERVARALEGEAGADFINVHPKVFFSSFLPIRDKHVSKTTGVIIALQDITELETLRSELGNFERLSLVGQMAAGITHEIRNPMAVVRGFLQLMREKSPDSLGHYYRIVMEELDRANGIINDFLSLAQNRIVEKEQCHLHDIIRELTPLLWADANLRGQTIELKLEDHVAMLHLNSKEMKQLLLNLSRNAMEAMGDKGVLTISTHEEGDFVELEVKDTGPGIPQNQLEKLFQPFYTTKTKGTGLGLALCQSIVERHHGTIAVDSVEGMGTRFRVRLRRTIPTHREHSESPSMNSI, encoded by the coding sequence TTGTTAATTGCGTTGAAGGAAAGTGTGCTTCAAGTTCTCCTTGCCGTGATGTCGGCGGGTTTTTTCTCTATATTAACGGATTATGGGGATAAGAAAAAGGTTTGGGGTGGCAATCTGCTTTCTGGATCTAATCAAGGGATCCTTTATTGGTGTTGCTTGCCAGCCATATTACTATGTTCGCTCTTTCAATATCAGTCTCCTTATGGCCTACCTTCCAATCTGGGGGTTATCCCTCTCGCTGTTGGCATCATGTACGGCAGACGGCGCACCGCATTTATTCTTGCCGCTTCTGCGCTGGTCAGTGTTCTGATTATAGCCCAGTTTACGGCAATGTCGCCAATGTATGTGGGGACGGGTTTTATTCTTTTTCCGTTTATGCTGCTGCATGTTAAGTTCTTTCAAAGAGGAACAATGTTGGACAAAAAGCTTCTTATTTCTGCCTATGTTGCGGCTGATATGCTGCTTAAGGCGTTATTCCCGCTATTGTGGGGCAAACAGGATATTTGGGTATATGTTCCTGATCTCCTTACGACGCTTTGGAACATTGCAGCAGGTGTGCTGGCAAGCTTTTTGGTCGTCAGTCTGATGCAAAATGCCTTCGAGAAGCTGACGTTGCGGCGGGATGTGACCGAGTTTACGAGCAAATATTTAATTGAAGCCGATAAGCTGCGTCAAGTTATGGATCTGATGCCGTTAGCCCTAGTCACTCTGGACAGCGAAGAACGGGTTATACATATGAACAAAACGATGCTGGAACTCTATCGGGACGTCGATCCGTTTATTACGCTCCCTGAGGTGGTGGGTCGTACTTTGACATCGTTGTTGGGTTTTAACACTGTACCAGTGGTCAATGAGCGGGTTGCGAGGGCTCTTGAAGGAGAAGCGGGTGCTGATTTTATAAATGTGCATCCCAAAGTGTTTTTCTCAAGCTTCCTTCCCATTCGTGATAAACATGTAAGCAAAACGACAGGTGTCATTATCGCCTTGCAGGACATTACAGAGCTGGAGACACTGCGCAGCGAGTTGGGCAATTTCGAGAGGCTTAGTCTGGTCGGACAGATGGCAGCGGGCATTACTCATGAAATACGCAATCCGATGGCGGTTGTGCGAGGATTTTTACAGCTTATGCGCGAAAAGAGTCCCGACTCCCTCGGTCACTACTACCGTATTGTGATGGAGGAGCTGGACCGGGCGAATGGAATTATTAACGATTTTCTGTCACTTGCTCAGAACCGAATTGTCGAGAAGGAACAATGCCATCTGCATGATATTATCCGTGAACTCACTCCTCTGCTGTGGGCAGATGCCAATCTGAGAGGACAGACGATCGAGCTGAAGCTGGAGGATCATGTCGCAATGCTGCATTTGAACTCTAAGGAAATGAAGCAATTGCTGCTCAATCTGTCGCGTAATGCGATGGAGGCTATGGGGGATAAAGGTGTGCTGACGATTTCAACGCATGAAGAGGGCGATTTTGTGGAGCTGGAAGTGAAGGATACGGGTCCCGGTATTCCGCAAAATCAGCTTGAAAAGCTGTTCCAGCCTTTTTACACGACCAAAACGAAAGGTACAGGTCTGGGCCTGGCCTTATGCCAAAGTATTGTAGAGCGTCATCACGGTACGATTGCCGTAGATTCGGTGGAGGGAATGGGAACGCGGTTTAGAGTTCGATTGCGCAGAACCATTCCAACTCACAGGGAGCATTCTGAATCACCTTCCATGAATTCCATATAG
- a CDS encoding BrxA/BrxB family bacilliredoxin produces MSMSFDQYMKDSVQPMRDELTNLGIQELRTPEDVEAKLPDAKGTVLVVVNSVCGCAAGQCRPGVAEALKHDITPDHLYTVFAGQDKEATAKAREFFAPYPPSSPSIALLKDGELVHFIERHQVEDRSADQIAADLTSAFDRFCR; encoded by the coding sequence ATGTCGATGTCTTTTGATCAATATATGAAGGATTCTGTTCAGCCGATGCGCGATGAACTGACGAATCTCGGGATTCAGGAGCTGCGTACTCCGGAAGATGTGGAGGCCAAGCTGCCTGATGCCAAAGGTACAGTGCTGGTCGTTGTGAACTCGGTGTGCGGTTGTGCCGCAGGTCAATGTCGTCCGGGTGTAGCCGAAGCGCTGAAGCATGATATTACACCGGATCACCTGTATACGGTTTTTGCTGGTCAGGATAAGGAAGCAACGGCGAAGGCACGCGAATTTTTCGCACCATATCCGCCATCTTCTCCTTCAATCGCGTTGTTGAAAGACGGCGAACTGGTTCACTTCATCGAGCGCCATCAGGTGGAGGATCGTTCGGCAGATCAAATCGCTGCCGATTTGACCAGTGCATTTGACCGTTTTTGCCGGTAA
- the nadE gene encoding ammonia-dependent NAD(+) synthetase translates to MSLQEQIIAELGVQPTINVEAEVRKRVDFLKTYVTKTGSKGLLIAISGGIDSAVAAALCKQATDELTQEQGEEYKTLGVFQPYGKQEDIEHSYAVAKAFNLKYAGETNIQEAVDKVAVEVEHSLKDIGLERSITPQVRGNVKARTRMVVQYALANELNLLVVGTDHASEAITGFYTKWGDGAVDITPLSTLNKRQVRLLASYLGVPQAILDKAPTAGLWEGQTDEKELGISYEANSDYLEGKEIDPAAREKLESFFTRTAHKRTSIPGI, encoded by the coding sequence ATGAGTTTGCAGGAACAGATTATTGCTGAATTGGGAGTACAACCTACCATTAACGTAGAGGCTGAGGTCCGTAAGCGTGTGGATTTCCTCAAGACGTATGTCACGAAAACCGGAAGCAAGGGTCTGCTGATCGCCATCAGCGGCGGGATCGACAGTGCCGTAGCGGCTGCCTTGTGCAAACAGGCTACGGATGAGCTGACGCAGGAGCAGGGCGAAGAGTACAAGACGCTTGGAGTATTTCAGCCGTATGGCAAGCAGGAAGATATCGAGCACAGCTACGCAGTAGCCAAAGCATTCAACCTGAAATATGCCGGGGAAACGAACATTCAGGAAGCGGTGGACAAGGTTGCCGTGGAAGTAGAGCATTCGTTGAAGGATATCGGTCTTGAGCGTTCCATTACTCCGCAAGTGAGAGGGAATGTGAAGGCGAGAACACGTATGGTGGTTCAATACGCGCTTGCGAATGAGCTGAATCTGCTCGTTGTGGGCACGGATCATGCCTCGGAAGCCATCACAGGCTTTTATACCAAATGGGGCGATGGTGCCGTTGATATTACGCCGCTCAGCACGCTGAACAAACGTCAGGTGCGTTTGCTGGCGAGCTACCTGGGAGTGCCGCAAGCCATTTTGGACAAAGCTCCTACAGCGGGATTGTGGGAAGGCCAGACGGATGAAAAAGAACTGGGTATCTCTTACGAAGCGAACAGCGACTATCTGGAAGGCAAGGAAATTGATCCGGCGGCACGTGAAAAGCTGGAAAGCTTCTTCACACGCACAGCGCATAAGCGGACAAGCATTCCAGGCATTTAA
- a CDS encoding alpha/beta hydrolase family protein, whose amino-acid sequence MSESLVIEAGTEAGTNAVIRASWFPAKNTAKSLLVIAHGYKGFKDWGMFPYVAEALSIDNHVVTFNFSHNGIGEDLMNFTELEKFARNTYSREQEDLDVLLTNLRARHEFRELPLFLLGHSRGAGSCFIYALDHPGEVSGVISWNGVTDLDLFTLPQKEEMRTKGRSYVSNARTGQQLPLDLVILEDLEQNRQRFAIVDRLKDSQLPAVLIQGTDDSKRLREGSALLTSVRPDIEWVQIQGGNHTFNTVHPFQGSSLPLDQAIIETRRFIEWITN is encoded by the coding sequence ATGTCAGAATCACTTGTTATTGAAGCAGGTACGGAAGCAGGAACAAATGCGGTAATCCGGGCTTCCTGGTTTCCCGCCAAAAATACAGCCAAAAGCTTGCTCGTCATCGCTCATGGCTATAAGGGCTTCAAGGATTGGGGCATGTTCCCCTATGTAGCAGAAGCCTTGAGCATAGACAACCATGTCGTAACCTTCAACTTTTCACATAACGGTATAGGTGAGGATCTAATGAATTTTACCGAGCTGGAAAAGTTCGCACGCAACACCTACAGCCGGGAACAAGAGGATTTGGATGTACTGCTGACAAATCTGAGAGCACGCCACGAGTTCAGAGAACTGCCGTTGTTTCTGTTAGGACACAGCCGAGGTGCGGGAAGCTGCTTCATATATGCGTTGGATCATCCGGGTGAGGTTTCAGGCGTAATTTCATGGAATGGCGTGACTGACCTGGACCTGTTCACCTTGCCGCAAAAAGAAGAAATGCGGACCAAGGGGCGCAGCTACGTATCAAACGCCAGAACCGGGCAGCAACTTCCCCTGGATCTTGTTATTTTGGAAGATCTGGAGCAAAATCGCCAGCGCTTTGCCATCGTGGACCGGCTTAAAGACAGTCAACTGCCTGCCGTACTCATTCAAGGTACCGATGATTCCAAACGCCTGCGCGAAGGCTCTGCCCTGCTTACCTCAGTTCGTCCTGATATTGAATGGGTACAAATTCAAGGGGGCAATCATACTTTCAATACCGTTCATCCGTTCCAAGGAAGTAGCCTTCCGCTGGATCAGGCGATTATCGAAACCCGTCGCTTCATTGAATGGATCACCAATTAA
- the acpS gene encoding holo-ACP synthase gives MIYGIGHDVLEISRMADILAGKHADAFLNRVLTPAERDLAVERKGRLAEFVAGRFAAKEAITKAFGCGIGQIIGFGDMDILPEPGGKPAVYLSAPAWDRLGLPGAGGSDYSIHLSITHQPNIASAFVIVEYKET, from the coding sequence ATGATCTACGGAATCGGACATGATGTGCTGGAAATAAGCCGGATGGCTGACATATTGGCAGGCAAGCATGCAGACGCTTTTTTAAATCGGGTGTTGACCCCGGCTGAACGCGACCTTGCTGTGGAGCGAAAGGGCAGGCTGGCGGAGTTTGTAGCAGGGCGCTTTGCCGCGAAGGAAGCGATAACGAAAGCCTTCGGCTGCGGAATCGGGCAGATCATCGGGTTCGGCGATATGGATATTTTACCAGAGCCTGGGGGCAAGCCAGCGGTTTATTTGTCTGCCCCTGCGTGGGACAGACTGGGGCTACCGGGTGCGGGCGGCTCGGATTACAGTATTCACCTGAGTATTACACATCAACCCAACATTGCCTCTGCTTTTGTGATTGTTGAATATAAGGAGACGTGA
- the mutY gene encoding A/G-specific adenine glycosylase, which translates to MTTHTLEQKRYFSFELLNWYTRSKRDLPWRRHRNPFYIWISEIMLQQTRVDTVIPYFNRFIARFPTIEALAEAPEEDVLKLWEGLGYYSRARNLQTAAKQVVELHGGEVPDDTQAVAALKGVGPYTTGAIMSIAFNRPEPAVDGNVMRVLSRYFLIEEDIMKGSTRAHMESLVRELIPEGRASDFNQALMELGALVCTPKSPQCLICPVMEHCSGRLAGREETLPVKTKAKPPRLEPRSVALIEGSGANAGRLLVRQRPAKGLLARMWELPHVLVGPEGYNGPVPDEPAMDHLAAHLLAEGVLARPVRFVREAEHTFSHIHWNLRVFQCEEAASPAGEAGRQSLAAEQRADYSMDGAKPGALIALAEQEKGTAPPAGYRWISEADMDTLAFPKVFLDLITEYFAKKAGTL; encoded by the coding sequence ATGACTACCCATACATTGGAACAAAAACGCTATTTCAGCTTCGAGCTGCTAAATTGGTATACACGAAGCAAGCGGGATTTACCGTGGCGCCGCCACCGGAATCCTTTTTACATCTGGATCTCGGAAATTATGCTTCAGCAGACGCGTGTCGATACGGTGATTCCGTATTTTAATCGCTTTATTGCACGCTTTCCGACGATTGAGGCGCTGGCAGAAGCGCCTGAGGAGGATGTGCTTAAGCTGTGGGAAGGGCTAGGATATTATTCACGGGCCCGGAATTTGCAAACGGCGGCGAAACAAGTGGTTGAGCTTCACGGCGGAGAGGTGCCGGATGATACGCAAGCTGTCGCCGCTCTGAAAGGCGTAGGCCCGTATACGACGGGAGCGATTATGAGCATCGCCTTCAATCGGCCGGAGCCTGCTGTGGACGGTAATGTGATGCGGGTGCTGTCGCGCTATTTTCTGATTGAAGAGGATATTATGAAGGGCAGCACGCGGGCGCATATGGAAAGTCTGGTAAGGGAGCTGATCCCCGAAGGGAGAGCCTCCGACTTCAATCAGGCACTGATGGAGCTGGGGGCGCTGGTCTGCACGCCGAAGTCGCCCCAGTGCCTGATCTGCCCGGTTATGGAGCATTGCTCGGGCCGATTGGCAGGACGGGAGGAGACGCTGCCGGTCAAGACGAAGGCGAAGCCGCCGCGGCTGGAGCCGCGTTCCGTCGCCCTCATCGAGGGCAGCGGCGCGAATGCAGGCCGCCTGCTCGTGCGTCAGCGCCCTGCCAAGGGCCTGTTGGCCCGCATGTGGGAGCTGCCGCACGTGCTTGTCGGGCCGGAGGGCTATAACGGCCCGGTGCCGGATGAGCCAGCCATGGATCACCTGGCGGCTCATTTGCTGGCGGAGGGCGTGCTTGCCCGTCCGGTGCGGTTCGTACGTGAGGCGGAGCACACGTTCAGTCACATTCACTGGAACCTGCGTGTGTTCCAGTGTGAAGAGGCCGCCAGCCCTGCCGGGGAGGCGGGCAGACAGTCGCTGGCTGCCGAGCAGCGGGCAGACTACAGCATGGATGGTGCGAAGCCGGGTGCGCTGATTGCGCTGGCGGAGCAGGAGAAGGGCACGGCACCGCCTGCCGGGTACCGCTGGATCAGCGAGGCCGATATGGACACCTTGGCGTTCCCCAAGGTGTTCCTCGATCTGATCACCGAATATTTTGCGAAGAAAGCAGGAACCTTATGA
- a CDS encoding AAA family ATPase has translation MLRKVIIKNLWSFKEETVVDVIATGYKVLSDSNVFDDNLKGILFVGANASGKTNAIRALRLLLELLFAEKKINLALQKCLFSELNSFRLTYEFQITEDLITYFIEYDVNKKMFIEKLIINNHTVLNRIGSNGESEITDNNLYTDIEGESLLLREIYFNTKFRNHNTLKKWFDFLMHSIYLDGYKEYLFSPGNYSLKLEDYLENQGETEINRFFEHFNFNQRIESSLEKNIFFKREGVGEPIPFPLESLGNQKLLRLLPAFFHVVKHGGMLIIDEFSSGLHNFLEELLVKYFMENSLNSQLFLVSHSTNLLSNSLLRPDQIYAVDFNGIQGSTIKRFSSEQPRVAQNLEKMYTSGVFGGVPHYKDDNNKNK, from the coding sequence ATGCTAAGAAAAGTGATAATAAAGAATTTATGGTCATTTAAAGAAGAGACGGTTGTAGACGTTATAGCGACGGGATATAAAGTGCTGTCAGATTCCAATGTTTTTGATGACAATCTTAAAGGTATTCTATTTGTTGGTGCTAATGCATCTGGAAAAACTAATGCAATTCGTGCTTTAAGGCTACTATTAGAGCTGTTGTTTGCAGAAAAAAAAATAAATTTAGCCTTGCAAAAATGTTTATTCTCAGAATTGAATTCTTTTCGTTTAACTTATGAGTTTCAAATTACAGAAGATCTAATTACGTATTTTATTGAATACGATGTAAATAAAAAAATGTTTATAGAAAAATTGATCATCAACAATCACACTGTTTTAAACAGGATCGGGAGCAACGGCGAATCAGAAATAACAGACAATAATTTATATACTGATATTGAAGGAGAATCACTACTTTTAAGGGAAATATATTTTAATACCAAATTTAGGAATCATAACACGCTAAAAAAATGGTTTGATTTTTTGATGCATTCTATATATTTAGACGGTTACAAGGAATATTTATTTTCTCCAGGCAACTATTCTCTTAAGTTAGAAGATTATTTAGAAAATCAGGGAGAGACAGAGATTAATCGTTTTTTTGAGCATTTTAACTTTAATCAAAGAATTGAATCATCCCTCGAAAAAAATATCTTTTTCAAACGTGAAGGTGTGGGGGAGCCTATCCCCTTTCCTTTAGAGTCTTTGGGCAATCAAAAGTTATTAAGATTGTTACCTGCTTTTTTTCATGTTGTTAAACATGGGGGAATGCTAATTATTGATGAATTTAGTAGCGGTCTTCATAATTTTTTGGAGGAACTGCTCGTTAAGTACTTTATGGAAAATTCATTGAATTCACAGCTTTTCTTAGTATCTCATTCAACCAATTTACTTTCCAATTCCCTATTACGACCTGATCAAATTTATGCAGTGGATTTTAATGGTATTCAGGGTAGTACAATTAAAAGATTTTCTTCTGAACAACCTAGAGTTGCGCAGAATTTAGAGAAAATGTATACAAGCGGAGTATTTGGGGGAGTGCCACACTATAAAGATGACAACAATAAAAATAAATAA